One window of Brachybacterium ginsengisoli genomic DNA carries:
- a CDS encoding Stp1/IreP family PP2C-type Ser/Thr phosphatase produces the protein MSIALRYAARSDVGLVRSNNQDSGYAGSHLLVVADGMGGHAGGDVASSVAIGHLAQLDSETPASDIVATLEESVLEANQEILRRARDEPQLRGLGTTITAMLRAEGKFALAHIGDSRAYLLRDGEATQITKDHTFVQRLLDEGRLTEEEAERHPQRSVLMRVLGDVDADPELDLSLRPAHPGDRWMLCSDGLSGLVSLDTIGAALTDFEDPGECAEELIQLALKGGGPDNITCIVADVIDLEELPRGVEAPSTTPQIVGSAARNRHAPTAASGPAAKAAALTREEPAVPYEDDDFSSEEPPRRSPWPVLVVMMLLIALLGGVLWAGYAWSQRQFYVGTDGTNVVLYQGLSQDLGPISMSEPVEVTDIALADLPEVTRQQVQSTITASDRSSADQIIDRLEQVSISNQPLPAPAPSDAGGASDSGGASDAGGASDGGGTPTPDEGEGT, from the coding sequence ATGAGCATCGCTCTGCGGTACGCCGCCCGCTCCGACGTCGGCCTCGTGCGGTCCAACAACCAGGACTCCGGCTACGCCGGCAGCCACCTGCTGGTGGTCGCCGACGGCATGGGCGGCCACGCCGGGGGCGACGTCGCCTCCTCCGTGGCGATCGGCCACCTGGCCCAGCTGGACTCCGAGACCCCCGCCTCCGACATCGTCGCCACCCTCGAGGAGAGCGTGCTCGAGGCGAACCAGGAGATCCTGCGCCGCGCCCGCGACGAGCCGCAGCTGCGGGGACTCGGCACCACCATCACCGCGATGCTGCGGGCCGAGGGCAAGTTCGCCCTCGCCCACATCGGCGACTCCCGCGCCTACCTGCTGCGGGACGGCGAGGCCACCCAGATCACCAAGGACCACACCTTCGTGCAGCGCCTGCTGGACGAGGGGCGGCTCACCGAGGAGGAGGCCGAGCGCCACCCCCAGCGGTCGGTGTTGATGCGCGTGCTCGGCGACGTCGACGCGGATCCGGAGCTGGACCTCTCGCTGCGCCCCGCGCATCCCGGGGACCGCTGGATGCTGTGCTCCGACGGGCTCTCCGGCCTGGTCTCCCTGGACACCATCGGTGCTGCCCTGACGGACTTCGAGGACCCCGGCGAGTGCGCCGAGGAGCTGATCCAGCTGGCCCTCAAGGGCGGCGGACCGGACAACATCACCTGCATCGTCGCGGACGTGATCGACCTCGAGGAGCTGCCGCGCGGCGTCGAGGCCCCGTCCACCACCCCGCAGATCGTCGGCTCCGCGGCCCGGAACCGCCACGCCCCCACGGCCGCCTCCGGCCCCGCCGCCAAGGCGGCCGCGCTCACCCGGGAGGAGCCCGCCGTCCCCTACGAGGACGACGACTTCTCCTCGGAGGAGCCCCCTCGACGCAGCCCCTGGCCGGTGCTGGTGGTCATGATGCTCCTGATCGCGCTGCTCGGCGGTGTGCTCTGGGCCGGATACGCCTGGTCGCAGCGTCAGTTCTACGTCGGCACCGATGGCACCAACGTGGTGCTCTACCAGGGCCTCTCCCAGGACCTGGGACCGATCTCGATGTCCGAGCCGGTCGAGGTCACCGACATCGCCCTCGCGGACCTCCCCGAGGTGACCCGTCAGCAGGTCCAGAGCACCATCACGGCCTCCGACCGGAGCTCCGCCGACCAGATCATCGACCGCCTCGAACAGGTCTCGATCTCGAACCAGCCGCTTCCCGCCCCCGCCCCGTCGGACGCCGGCGGCGCCTCCGACTCCGGCGGAGCCTCGGACGCGGGCGGCGCCTCCGACGGCGGCGGCACCCCCACCCCTGATGAGGGCGAGGGCACGTAG
- a CDS encoding FtsW/RodA/SpoVE family cell cycle protein: protein MATIVSYTARPRRLTQALLLVSAVVIGVGAYALVGLGRFDELPDGLMGFGIGAAVLALVLQIAVMWRTPYADPVILPVVVLLNLLGITMIESVHSANQVYGIRTSASADRQMLWAVLGVLLCVAVLVLLRDHRRLRRYTWISAVAGAVLLLLPLTPVIGADRNGSKIWISIAGFSFQPAELAKIAFAIFFAGYLVSRRDTLALAGPKVLGIHLPRWSDFGPILVAWGFAMAVLVFQTDLGTSLMFFGLFVAMLYVATDRLSWLVIGAVMFLPPAIFAATQMGHVKVRIKCWLDPLSSENYGSCEQVAKGLFGLANGGLTGAGLGEGRPDVVPHAESDFIFSSFAEELGMVGAFALLLLYLLLVQRALRAAVGISDGFGTLLAGGLGFVMALQVFVVVGGVTRVIPLTGLTLPFLAAGGSSLVCNWIIAGILVRLSDAARRPAAQQVPGAGTPAGPRPQEVGA, encoded by the coding sequence GTGGCCACGATCGTCTCCTACACCGCGCGCCCGCGCCGTCTCACCCAGGCGCTGCTGCTGGTCTCCGCGGTGGTCATCGGGGTGGGCGCCTATGCACTCGTGGGCCTGGGCCGCTTCGACGAGCTGCCCGACGGCCTGATGGGGTTCGGGATCGGCGCCGCCGTCCTCGCCCTCGTCCTGCAGATCGCCGTGATGTGGCGGACCCCCTACGCGGATCCCGTGATCCTTCCGGTGGTGGTGTTGCTGAACCTGCTGGGCATCACGATGATCGAGTCGGTCCACTCCGCGAACCAGGTCTACGGGATCCGTACCTCGGCGAGCGCCGACCGACAGATGCTGTGGGCGGTGCTGGGGGTGCTCCTGTGCGTCGCCGTGCTGGTCCTGCTGCGCGATCACCGTCGACTGCGCCGCTACACCTGGATCAGCGCCGTGGCCGGCGCCGTGCTGCTGCTGCTCCCGCTCACCCCCGTGATCGGCGCGGACCGCAACGGCTCGAAGATCTGGATCAGCATCGCCGGATTCAGCTTCCAGCCCGCGGAGCTGGCGAAGATCGCCTTCGCCATCTTCTTCGCCGGCTACCTGGTCTCCCGGCGCGACACCCTCGCGCTCGCCGGCCCGAAGGTGCTGGGCATCCACCTGCCGCGCTGGTCGGACTTCGGTCCCATCCTGGTGGCCTGGGGCTTCGCGATGGCCGTGCTCGTCTTCCAGACGGACCTCGGCACCTCGCTGATGTTCTTCGGCCTCTTCGTGGCGATGCTGTACGTCGCCACCGACCGGCTCAGCTGGCTGGTGATCGGGGCCGTGATGTTCCTGCCTCCGGCGATCTTCGCCGCCACCCAGATGGGGCACGTCAAAGTCCGCATCAAGTGCTGGCTCGACCCGCTCTCGTCCGAGAACTACGGCAGCTGCGAGCAGGTGGCGAAGGGCCTCTTCGGCCTCGCCAACGGCGGCCTCACCGGCGCCGGTCTCGGCGAGGGCCGACCCGACGTGGTCCCCCATGCCGAGTCCGACTTCATCTTCTCCTCCTTCGCCGAGGAGCTCGGCATGGTCGGCGCCTTCGCGCTGCTGCTGCTCTACCTGCTGCTCGTGCAGCGGGCGCTGCGCGCCGCCGTGGGCATCTCCGACGGCTTCGGCACGCTGCTGGCCGGCGGCCTCGGGTTCGTGATGGCGCTGCAGGTCTTCGTGGTCGTCGGAGGCGTCACCCGGGTGATCCCGCTGACCGGCCTGACCCTCCCCTTCCTCGCCGCGGGCGGCAGCTCTCTGGTGTGCAACTGGATCATCGCCGGGATCCTGGTGCGGCTCTCCGACGCCGCCCGGCGTCCCGCCGCCCAGCAGGTCCCCGGCGCCGGGACTCCTGCCGGACCTCGCCCCCAGGAGGTGGGTGCATGA
- the folP gene encoding dihydropteroate synthase gives MNTADDERSAGRTPWSDSTLSLAPGTLLDAPRPLPDTSRRVLVMAIVNRTRDSFFDEGRTWGLDSAVTAGLRAGQEGADLVDVGGVKFAPGDPLPVAEEIDRVVPVLAALREQLPPHVLLSVDTFHAEVARSAVAAGADLINDTTGLSDPEMADAVAGTGASLVLTHSAAAPRRPLPRPQYDDVVGEVRAFLADRLEQALAAGVPREQIVLDPGPDLNKSTVQTLELLRSLDEFAAFGLPLLAALSRKDVVGESLGLPKEERLEGSLAAAAWAVQHGARMLRVHDVTATVRLVQMLEVLAGWREPAGPLVHNA, from the coding sequence ATGAACACAGCGGACGACGAGCGCTCTGCAGGTCGGACCCCCTGGTCGGATTCCACCCTATCCCTCGCCCCCGGGACCCTGCTGGACGCTCCGCGCCCCCTTCCCGACACCTCGCGCCGGGTGCTCGTGATGGCCATCGTGAACCGCACCCGCGACTCCTTCTTCGACGAGGGCCGCACCTGGGGACTGGACTCCGCGGTCACCGCCGGGCTCCGGGCCGGCCAGGAGGGCGCCGACCTCGTGGACGTCGGCGGGGTGAAGTTCGCTCCCGGTGACCCGCTGCCGGTGGCCGAGGAGATCGATCGGGTGGTGCCGGTGCTCGCCGCGCTGCGCGAGCAGCTGCCGCCGCACGTGCTGCTCTCGGTCGACACCTTCCATGCGGAGGTCGCGCGATCCGCCGTCGCCGCTGGCGCGGACCTGATCAACGACACCACCGGGCTCTCCGACCCGGAGATGGCCGACGCCGTCGCCGGCACCGGCGCCTCGCTGGTCCTCACGCATTCGGCGGCGGCGCCCCGTCGGCCGCTCCCCCGCCCGCAGTACGACGACGTGGTGGGCGAGGTGCGGGCGTTCCTCGCCGACCGTCTCGAGCAAGCCCTGGCCGCCGGGGTTCCCCGGGAGCAGATCGTGCTGGATCCGGGCCCGGATCTGAACAAGAGCACCGTGCAGACCCTCGAGCTGCTGCGCTCCCTGGACGAGTTCGCCGCCTTCGGGCTGCCGCTGCTGGCGGCGCTGAGCAGGAAGGACGTCGTCGGCGAGTCCCTGGGGCTGCCCAAGGAGGAGCGTCTGGAGGGCTCGCTCGCGGCCGCGGCCTGGGCGGTGCAGCACGGGGCCCGCATGCTGCGGGTGCACGACGTGACGGCCACGGTGCGCCTGGTGCAGATGCTCGAGGTGCTCGCGGGCTGGCGGGAGCCTGCCGGTCCGCTGGTGCACAACGCCTGA
- a CDS encoding L,D-transpeptidase family protein, which produces MTRTSDDHLDLRPPAAGTPRRTLLIGAGTLSAGMLLGMTGAQAAGVLRRGDRGTAVTTLQRDLASLKYWCGRADGSFGHTTEQAVFALQKAAGLTRDGVVGAKTRDAIARGVQPRRKMTSSVGFEIDLSRQLLIATNRGKLAYVLNTSTGSGERYYSGGRWKTATTPRGDFRIYSLYSSGWQNGPLGNLYRPAYYDRGWAIHGSNSIPPYPASHGCARISVGASDLLWSGGSWFVKGRRVLIY; this is translated from the coding sequence ATGACCCGCACGTCCGATGACCACCTGGATCTGAGACCACCCGCCGCCGGGACGCCCCGCCGCACCCTCCTGATCGGAGCCGGCACGCTGAGCGCAGGGATGCTCCTGGGCATGACCGGAGCGCAGGCGGCCGGTGTGCTGCGGCGCGGGGACAGGGGCACCGCCGTCACGACGCTGCAGCGCGACCTGGCCTCCCTGAAGTACTGGTGCGGCAGGGCCGACGGCAGCTTCGGGCACACCACCGAGCAGGCCGTCTTCGCCCTGCAGAAGGCCGCAGGCCTGACGCGCGACGGCGTCGTCGGCGCGAAGACGAGGGACGCGATCGCCCGGGGAGTCCAGCCCCGGCGGAAGATGACCAGCTCGGTCGGCTTCGAGATCGACCTCAGCCGCCAGCTGCTCATCGCGACCAACCGCGGGAAGCTGGCCTACGTCCTCAACACCTCGACCGGAAGCGGCGAGCGCTACTACTCCGGCGGCCGATGGAAGACCGCCACCACGCCCCGCGGCGACTTCAGGATCTACAGCCTGTACTCCTCGGGATGGCAGAACGGCCCGCTGGGCAACCTCTACCGCCCCGCCTACTACGACCGCGGCTGGGCGATCCATGGATCGAACTCGATCCCGCCCTATCCGGCCTCGCACGGCTGCGCCCGGATCTCCGTCGGCGCCTCCGACCTCCTCTGGTCCGGCGGCAGCTGGTTCGTCAAGGGTCGTCGGGTGCTCATCTACTGA
- a CDS encoding FHA domain-containing protein FhaB/FipA: MSELTLVALRLGFVLALWIFVIVVVLVLRSDLFGTTVVTRSSRDPRREQRPASGPLAGGGADADPSRLRTDPEVTQAAMVVTAGPLRGTSLSLGSTPILIGRAPECTLVLDDDYASNRHARVFQRDGEWMVEDLGSTNGTLVSGNRIEGAVPFRPGAQVRIGRTEIELRRGPR, encoded by the coding sequence ATGAGCGAACTGACACTGGTCGCACTGCGCCTCGGCTTCGTGCTGGCGCTGTGGATCTTCGTGATCGTCGTGGTGCTGGTGCTGCGCAGCGACCTCTTCGGCACCACCGTGGTCACCCGCTCCAGCCGCGACCCGCGGCGCGAGCAGCGACCCGCCTCGGGCCCGCTCGCCGGCGGAGGCGCCGACGCGGACCCCTCGCGCCTGCGCACGGATCCCGAGGTCACCCAGGCCGCGATGGTGGTCACCGCCGGTCCCCTGCGCGGGACCTCGCTGTCCCTGGGATCCACCCCGATCCTCATCGGACGGGCCCCCGAGTGCACCCTCGTGCTCGACGACGACTACGCCTCCAACCGCCACGCCCGCGTGTTCCAGCGCGACGGCGAGTGGATGGTGGAGGATCTGGGCTCGACCAACGGCACCCTGGTGTCGGGCAACCGGATCGAGGGCGCCGTCCCGTTCCGCCCGGGCGCCCAGGTGCGGATCGGCCGCACCGAGATCGAACTGAGACGAGGTCCGCGATGA
- a CDS encoding peptidoglycan D,D-transpeptidase FtsI family protein, whose protein sequence is MNRPLRHVWLVISVLFVLLFTSTTYFQVVAKDRLNAHSQNDRTLYNEYGRHRGAIVVDGHPIALSETSDDTYGYLRTYDPGQMYAPVSGYYSVLYGFTGVERSLNDTLSGEADALFYHRISDILSGRQGQGATVDLTLDAGAQEAAWNALDGRRGAVVALDPETGAVLAMVSAPSYDPNRLASHDRASVQDAWTELNEDPDRPLTNRAIGGDLYPPGSSFKLVVAASALESGKYTADSEIPGPGTWTLPNSSAVMNNHAGGNTEACGPDDASTLADALRQSCNTSFAMLGVDLGEDQLRETAEGFGFGQRQEIPMSVTPSTMGEGMDDAQIASSSIGQYETRVTPLQMAMVAGAFANDGVVMQPQLVDAVRTSDLSTVAELTPKEVGQPLSAANAAEMRTMMVGVVEDGTGTAAAIPGVEVGGKTGTAEWGEGRAPHSWYVGYAQQGDRKIAVAVVVEEGGYGSQTAAPIAKDVMEAVIKP, encoded by the coding sequence ATGAACCGGCCGCTGCGCCATGTCTGGCTCGTGATCAGCGTGCTCTTCGTGCTGCTGTTCACCTCGACCACCTACTTCCAGGTGGTCGCCAAGGATCGTCTGAACGCCCACAGCCAGAACGATCGGACCCTCTACAACGAGTACGGCCGCCATCGCGGCGCGATCGTGGTGGACGGCCATCCGATCGCGCTCTCGGAGACCTCGGACGACACCTACGGCTACCTGCGCACCTACGACCCCGGCCAGATGTACGCCCCCGTCAGCGGGTACTACTCGGTGCTGTACGGCTTCACCGGCGTCGAGCGCTCGCTGAACGACACCCTCTCGGGCGAGGCCGACGCGCTGTTCTACCACCGCATCTCCGACATCCTCTCGGGCCGTCAGGGACAGGGCGCGACCGTCGACCTCACGCTCGACGCCGGAGCCCAGGAGGCCGCCTGGAACGCGCTGGACGGACGCCGCGGCGCCGTGGTCGCGCTCGATCCGGAGACCGGCGCCGTGCTGGCCATGGTCTCCGCCCCCAGCTATGACCCGAACCGGCTCGCCTCCCATGACCGGGCGTCCGTGCAGGACGCCTGGACCGAGCTCAACGAGGACCCCGACCGGCCGCTGACCAACCGTGCGATCGGCGGTGACCTCTACCCGCCGGGCTCCTCCTTCAAGCTCGTCGTGGCGGCCTCCGCCCTGGAGTCCGGCAAGTACACCGCCGACTCCGAGATCCCGGGCCCGGGCACCTGGACCCTGCCGAACTCCTCCGCGGTGATGAACAACCACGCCGGGGGGAACACCGAGGCCTGCGGGCCCGACGACGCCTCCACCCTGGCCGACGCCCTGCGCCAGTCCTGCAACACCTCCTTCGCGATGCTCGGGGTGGACCTGGGCGAGGACCAGCTGCGCGAGACCGCCGAGGGCTTCGGCTTCGGACAGCGCCAGGAGATCCCGATGTCGGTGACCCCGTCGACGATGGGCGAGGGGATGGACGACGCCCAGATCGCGTCCTCCTCGATCGGGCAGTACGAGACCCGGGTGACGCCGCTGCAGATGGCGATGGTGGCCGGCGCCTTCGCGAACGACGGCGTGGTCATGCAGCCGCAGCTCGTCGACGCCGTGCGCACGAGCGACCTGTCCACGGTCGCCGAGCTCACCCCGAAGGAGGTCGGGCAGCCGCTCAGCGCGGCCAACGCCGCCGAGATGCGCACGATGATGGTGGGCGTGGTCGAGGACGGCACCGGCACCGCCGCGGCGATCCCGGGCGTCGAGGTGGGCGGCAAGACCGGCACCGCCGAATGGGGCGAGGGCCGGGCCCCGCACTCCTGGTACGTGGGCTATGCACAGCAGGGAGACCGCAAGATCGCCGTGGCGGTCGTGGTGGAGGAAGGCGGATACGGCTCGCAGACCGCGGCGCCGATCGCCAAGGACGTGATGGAGGCGGTGATCAAGCCGTGA
- a CDS encoding serine hydrolase domain-containing protein, which translates to METENAPEIPIDVDFGCALGVSDAEGPLHVQGGEARVWDLASVSKPLTALGVLVAVERGLVDLDEPAGPEGSTVRHLLAHTAGYAFDGDEVVGAVGARRIYSNTGFEVLAVHVEHSTGYDMADWLEQTVIQGLDLVDVEVTGSPAAGYRGSIRDLLAVGRELLAPTLLSEDLWREARTVQFPGLAGILPGYGRQKPNDWGLGFEIRDGKSPHWTGAGSSPETFGHFGQSGSFLWVDPVAGLTGAFLGEAPFGSEHVRVWPGLTDAMLDRFGPGAAR; encoded by the coding sequence GTGGAGACCGAGAACGCCCCCGAGATCCCCATCGACGTCGACTTCGGCTGTGCGCTGGGGGTCTCCGATGCAGAAGGCCCCCTGCACGTCCAGGGCGGGGAGGCGCGGGTCTGGGACCTCGCCAGCGTCTCCAAGCCGCTCACCGCCCTCGGCGTGCTGGTCGCCGTGGAACGCGGACTGGTCGACCTCGACGAGCCCGCCGGGCCCGAGGGATCCACCGTGCGTCATCTGCTCGCCCACACCGCCGGCTACGCCTTCGACGGCGACGAGGTGGTCGGGGCCGTCGGCGCGCGACGCATCTACTCCAACACCGGCTTCGAGGTCCTCGCCGTCCATGTCGAGCACTCCACCGGCTACGACATGGCCGACTGGCTCGAGCAGACCGTCATCCAGGGACTGGACCTCGTGGACGTCGAGGTGACGGGGTCGCCCGCCGCCGGCTACCGCGGCTCGATCCGCGACCTGCTGGCCGTGGGAAGGGAGCTGCTCGCGCCCACCCTCCTCTCCGAGGATCTCTGGCGCGAGGCGCGCACGGTCCAGTTCCCGGGGCTGGCGGGGATCCTGCCCGGCTACGGGCGCCAGAAGCCCAACGACTGGGGTCTGGGCTTCGAGATCCGCGACGGGAAGAGCCCCCACTGGACCGGAGCCGGCTCGTCCCCCGAGACCTTCGGCCACTTCGGGCAGTCCGGCTCGTTCCTCTGGGTGGATCCGGTCGCGGGCCTCACCGGCGCCTTCCTGGGCGAGGCCCCCTTCGGGTCCGAGCACGTGCGCGTGTGGCCGGGGCTGACCGATGCGATGCTGGACCGCTTCGGGCCCGGAGCGGCGCGATGA
- a CDS encoding serine/threonine-protein kinase, which produces MKTEPGLVLEGRYELTSLIATGGMGQVWKGLDQELEREVAIKVLREEYAGDEGFLKRFRAEARHTAALSHDGIAALYDYGELDGRAYIVMELCPGRPLSDIIEENPGGLPEKRVVALLVELARALDAAHSKGVVHRDVKPENILVDQKNDWAMKITDFGIARSKDQARLTKTGLVMGTAQYLSPEQAMGKQATSLSDIYALGIVGYEMLVGKRPFTGSSQVEIAMAQVKQQPPALPEAINADLRRLVMMMLAKAPANRPRSAAAVSRILEAVQRGVEPRFSTGAIPLTKVADHDWTGENRVQPGADRRSDEGRGAAGSSPAERRPGASPTGTRTAAMPLPLSGRGRGIRHRSGASGPSALSAASAGSAPHRSARTARAASPGLSASSALSASSSLSASSADSARSASSPSSPPRDAGDSGSGSGRRPAGIAAFDGVDTATSSRTVRGTSTTGRKVGGMSLPGLVLLLLVVVAIIAAVAGGLGLLPLGAEGLPGVPEMAHVAAADTPSGTTMVGSVGVDHGMRTGVE; this is translated from the coding sequence GTGAAGACAGAACCAGGACTCGTGCTCGAAGGACGCTACGAGCTGACCTCGCTGATCGCCACCGGCGGGATGGGTCAGGTCTGGAAGGGTCTCGACCAGGAGCTCGAGCGCGAGGTCGCGATCAAGGTGCTGCGCGAGGAGTACGCGGGCGACGAGGGCTTCCTCAAGCGCTTCCGCGCCGAGGCGCGCCACACCGCGGCCCTCTCCCATGACGGGATCGCCGCGCTCTACGACTACGGCGAGCTCGACGGCCGCGCGTACATCGTGATGGAGCTCTGCCCGGGCCGTCCGCTCTCGGACATCATCGAGGAGAACCCCGGCGGCCTGCCCGAGAAGCGGGTCGTCGCGCTGCTGGTCGAGCTCGCCCGCGCGCTGGACGCCGCTCACTCCAAGGGCGTCGTCCACCGCGATGTGAAGCCCGAGAACATCCTGGTCGACCAGAAGAACGACTGGGCCATGAAGATCACCGACTTCGGGATCGCGCGCAGCAAGGACCAGGCACGGCTGACCAAGACCGGCCTGGTGATGGGCACCGCCCAGTACCTCTCCCCCGAGCAGGCGATGGGCAAGCAGGCCACCTCTCTCTCGGATATCTACGCGCTGGGCATCGTGGGCTACGAGATGCTGGTGGGCAAGCGTCCCTTCACCGGCTCGAGCCAGGTGGAGATCGCGATGGCCCAGGTCAAGCAGCAGCCGCCGGCGCTGCCCGAGGCGATCAACGCCGATCTGCGCCGCCTGGTGATGATGATGCTGGCCAAGGCGCCGGCGAACCGCCCGCGCTCCGCCGCGGCCGTGTCGCGGATCCTCGAGGCGGTCCAGCGGGGCGTCGAGCCGCGCTTCAGCACCGGCGCGATCCCGCTGACGAAGGTCGCCGACCACGACTGGACCGGGGAGAACCGGGTCCAGCCCGGAGCGGATCGCCGCAGCGACGAGGGTCGGGGCGCCGCGGGATCCTCGCCCGCCGAGCGTCGGCCCGGAGCCTCGCCCACCGGCACCCGCACCGCCGCCATGCCTCTGCCGCTGTCCGGCCGGGGCCGCGGGATCCGTCACCGCTCCGGGGCCTCCGGCCCCTCAGCGCTCTCCGCCGCCTCCGCCGGGTCCGCCCCGCACCGCTCGGCGCGGACGGCGCGCGCGGCGAGCCCCGGCCTGTCGGCGAGCTCGGCCCTCTCCGCGAGCTCGAGCCTGTCCGCGAGCTCGGCGGACTCCGCCCGCTCGGCGTCCTCCCCCTCGTCGCCGCCGCGCGATGCCGGGGACAGCGGGAGCGGCTCGGGCAGGCGCCCGGCAGGGATCGCCGCCTTCGACGGCGTCGACACCGCGACCTCGTCGCGGACGGTGCGCGGCACCTCCACGACCGGTCGCAAGGTGGGCGGGATGTCGCTGCCCGGGCTGGTGCTGCTCCTGCTGGTGGTCGTGGCGATCATCGCCGCGGTCGCGGGCGGGCTGGGCCTGCTGCCGCTCGGCGCCGAGGGCCTCCCGGGCGTGCCGGAGATGGCTCACGTCGCAGCGGCTGACACGCCGTCAGGAACTACGATGGTCGGATCGGTCGGGGTCGACCATGGCATGAGGACGGGTGTGGAGTGA
- a CDS encoding serine hydrolase domain-containing protein, producing the protein MTSGRDAGESSLDVLDEFGFEAAAIVLGPEGERARRGDVGRIRPWRSVTKVLTGLGATIALQEGRVDLEDPAGPPGSTLRHLLAHASGYFYESESTLQAPGLRRHYSNYGIDEAARHVERALGRDFGGWIQERVADPLGMRGLDWTGSPSVGAHGALTDLALLAAELLRPTLLEERWWAEMTGVQLPELVGIMPGFGKQTPNPFGLGIEVRGEKTPHWTGAGNSPATVGHFGMLGTAFWVDPTADLALVIGTSHDFCDAHRTVMPRLADAVLAEHA; encoded by the coding sequence ATGACCTCGGGGCGTGACGCGGGGGAGAGCTCGCTGGACGTGCTGGACGAGTTCGGCTTCGAGGCCGCCGCGATCGTGCTCGGCCCCGAGGGGGAGCGGGCCCGCCGCGGGGACGTCGGGAGGATCCGTCCCTGGCGCTCGGTGACCAAGGTGCTCACCGGTCTCGGGGCGACCATCGCCCTGCAGGAGGGGAGGGTGGACCTCGAGGACCCCGCCGGCCCGCCCGGCTCCACCCTGCGGCATCTGCTCGCGCACGCCTCGGGCTACTTCTACGAGTCGGAGAGCACCCTGCAGGCCCCGGGCCTGCGCCGGCACTACTCCAACTACGGCATCGACGAGGCCGCGCGCCATGTCGAACGGGCGCTGGGCCGGGACTTCGGCGGCTGGATCCAGGAGCGGGTGGCCGACCCTCTGGGGATGCGCGGCCTGGACTGGACCGGCTCGCCCTCCGTCGGCGCGCACGGCGCGCTCACCGATCTCGCGCTCCTCGCCGCCGAGCTGCTGCGGCCCACCCTCCTCGAGGAGCGGTGGTGGGCGGAGATGACCGGCGTGCAGCTGCCCGAGCTGGTGGGCATCATGCCCGGCTTCGGCAAGCAGACCCCGAACCCCTTCGGCCTCGGCATCGAGGTGCGCGGCGAGAAGACCCCGCACTGGACCGGGGCGGGCAACAGCCCCGCGACCGTGGGGCACTTCGGGATGCTGGGCACCGCCTTCTGGGTGGACCCGACGGCCGATCTCGCGCTGGTGATCGGCACCTCGCACGACTTCTGCGACGCCCACCGCACGGTCATGCCGCGCCTCGCCGACGCCGTCCTGGCCGAGCACGCCTGA
- a CDS encoding FhaA domain-containing protein, with protein MGILDRIERGLDRGVTSVFSPGRGQLKPLDLAQGLKRECDDQIQVLDRTRTLAPNIYCIYLHPQDFERFSSWQDTLLDELQRVLMEHADKQRYMFVGGVTVTLDQDDEVRQGRFETESRTERGSVAPATDAAQSGSGGSPIIEIDGQQYLLTGPVTVIGRGGDADIILEDTGVSRHHLELRTDPDSTLVATDLGSTNGTFVDGERIRTPVALQDRSLVKIGRTRMTVLLPAAGTAGW; from the coding sequence GTGGGGATCTTGGATCGGATCGAGCGCGGCCTCGATCGCGGCGTGACGAGCGTCTTCTCGCCCGGTCGTGGGCAGCTGAAGCCGCTCGACCTGGCGCAGGGGCTCAAGCGCGAGTGCGATGACCAGATCCAGGTGCTGGACCGCACGCGGACCCTGGCGCCCAACATCTACTGCATCTACCTGCACCCTCAGGACTTCGAGCGTTTCAGCTCCTGGCAGGACACCCTGCTCGACGAGCTGCAGCGGGTGCTCATGGAGCATGCCGACAAGCAGCGCTACATGTTCGTCGGCGGCGTCACGGTGACCCTGGACCAGGACGACGAGGTGCGACAGGGCCGGTTCGAGACCGAGTCGCGCACCGAGCGCGGCAGCGTCGCGCCCGCCACCGATGCCGCCCAGTCGGGGTCCGGCGGGAGCCCGATCATCGAGATCGACGGCCAGCAGTACCTGCTGACCGGTCCCGTGACCGTGATCGGCCGCGGCGGCGATGCCGACATCATCCTCGAGGACACCGGCGTCTCCCGGCACCACCTCGAGCTGCGCACCGACCCCGATTCGACGCTCGTCGCCACCGACCTCGGCTCCACCAACGGCACCTTCGTCGACGGGGAGCGGATCCGCACCCCCGTGGCGCTCCAGGACCGCTCGCTGGTCAAGATCGGCCGCACCCGGATGACCGTCCTGCTGCCCGCCGCCGGCACGGCCGGCTGGTGA